The nucleotide window GGCCTGCTCCAAGGTGTAGCCGGTGACCTGGTAGCCGGCCTTGATCAGGTTCTCCGCCATGGGGGAGCCCATGATGCCCAGGCCGATCCAGGCGATCTTCGGAAGAGCGTTGCTCATGAGGTTCGGTGTCCTTCGTCGAACGTCGCGTACGTGGCGGGGGCGGGGCGGGGCGGCGCGGGGTCAGCGCCGGGCGGCGCGCAGCGGGGCCGGCAGCCACTCGAAGGCGTCGGCGCTGGGCCCGGACGGCTTGTACTCCAGGCCCACCCAGCCGTCGTAACCGGCCTTCTGCAGGCGGGTGACGAGCGCTTCGAGGTCGAGGGCGCCGGTGCCCGGGGCGCCCCGGCCGGGGTTGTCGGCGATCTGGACGTGGGCCGTGCGGTCGGTGTAGCGGTCGATGACCTCGGTCAGGTCCTCGCCGTTCATCGACAGGTGGTACAGGTCCATCAGGAACCTGGCGTTGTCCAGCCCGGTGGCGTCGTTGACCCGGTCCACGATCTCGATCGCCTTGTCGGCGCTGACGATCGGGCACCTGGGCGACTCGGGCGCGTTGAGCGCCTCGATCAGCAGGACGGCGCCGACGCGGTGGGCGGCGCGGGCGGCCAGCTGGAGGTTCTCCAGCGCCAGCTCGTCCTGGTCCTTCGGGTCGACGCCGTCCACCCGGTTGCCGTAGAGGGCGTTGAGCGCGGTGCACCCCAGCGACCGCGCGAAGTCGGCTGCCACGTCGATGTTGGCGCGGAAGCGGTCGGACTCGGCGCCGGGCACCGACAGCGCCCCGCGGTCGGGGCCGGGCAGCTGGCCGGCGTAGAAGTTGAGGCCCACCAGCTGGGTGCCCGCGGCGTTCAGCGCGTCGCGCAGGGCGTCCAGCCGGGCCTGGTCCGGGGTGGCCGTCTCGATCCAGGGCCACCACAGCTCCACCGCGGTGAACCCCGCCGCGGCTGCCGCCGCGGGGCGCTCCAGCAGGGGCACTTCGGTGAACAGGATCGACAGGTTCACGTCGAAACGCGCGTCAGAGAAACCCACCGGGCCGCTCCCCTTTCCAGGATGTGCCGTCGCCGTCCGCCACGGCGGTGCTTCCGCGGTGCGCCGGCGACCGCCTGGCGCTTGCGTCGAGATTATTTCGTATCGCGGAACTTCGTTTCTGCGTATTGGAAGATTGGACGAGGTGATGAGCCGCTGTCAAGTGGGGGATGCCGGGAGGGGTCCGCGAGCGGCTAGGTTGACCTCGTGCGATTGAGGGTTGAGTTCACGACGGAGCCGTTCGATCTGGACGAGGCGCCGCGGCACGCGGTGGTGGCCCGGGAGGTGGTGCAGACGGCGGACCTCGACGCGGTGGACGTGGGCCCGTTCGGCAACACCGCCGAGGGCTCCGCGCCGGCCGTGCTGGACGCCGTCCGCGACCTGCTGGCGCGCTCCCTCCAGGCCGGGGCGACCCGGATCTCGCTCCAGGTCAACGTGGTCGGCGAGGGCGGTGCGGGCGACGGCGACGAGCCGGCCCGCGGCGGCCCCGGCGCGCCGGGTGAGGAGGGCCGGTCGTGACCGAGGCCGCCGGCCACCCCTTCGTCGACGCCATCAAACCGCTGGTGGACGCCATGGGCGGGGAACTGGTCCCGCCCGGCCGGGCCCGCGGTGACGACGTGGTGCTCAGCTGGGAGGGGGCCGAGGTGGTGGCGGTGCGCCTGCCGCACCTGGCCGACTCCCTCGACCACATCCTGGCCGACCTGGAGCGCCGCCAGGGCAGACCCCTGGCCGAACTGGACCGCAAGGACAAGCAGACCGTGGTGCGCATCCTGGAGGAACGCGGCGCCTTCTCGGTGCGCCACGGCGTGGAGACCGTGGCCTCCGCGCTCGGCGTCAGCCGGTTCACCGTGTACAACTACCTGAACCGGGAGAACGCCGCCAAGGGCGAGCGCTGACCGCTTCCGATCGGCTGTGTCGAGGCCGCCACCGGGTCGTGTCCCGGTGGCGGCCTCCGTGTTTCAGAAAGTTCAACAAAGTGTTGACGCGTCGTGTCACGGGCATCTAGCTTTCCGGCAAGCCCGTACAGCGCAGGCCCCGGAGGCCGCAGATGTCCACTCGTATCCCAGCGGGGCTCGCCCGCTTCAACTCCGCCGACGGTGACGAAGCCGGGCGCGTCCTGCGCGAGGTGTGCACCTCGGCCGCGTGGGCCGCGGCCCTGATCGCGGGCCGTCCGTACGCCTCCACCGAGGCGCTGCTCGACGCCAGCGACACCGCGATGCGCGAGCTGACCGCGGACGACCTGCGCGAGGCCATGGCCGGCCATCCGCCGATCGGCCGCCCCAAGCCCGGCGACCCGGTCTCCGCCCGCGAACAGCGCGGCATGGCCGGCGCCTCCGAGCAACTCAAGGCCGAACTGCTCGAACTCAACCTGGCCTACCAGGAGAAGTTCGGACACGTCTTCCTCATCTGCGCCACCGGCGCCACCGGCGAGCAGATGCGCGACGCGGCCAGGGCCCGCCTCGCCAACCCGGCGGAACGGGAACGGGAGATCGTCCGCACCGAACTGGGGAAGATCAACCGGATACGGCTGACCCGCCTCGCGGAAGGAGACCCGTCATGACCGGCACCTCGGTGTCCACGCACATCCTGGACACCAGCATCGGCCGCCCCGCCGAGGGCGTCGCCGTGGAACTCGCGGTACGCGCCGGCGACGCCGGCTGGACCGGCCACGGCGCGTCGAAGACCGACTCCGACGGGCGCTGCAAGGATCTGCCGGCGCTGCCGGACGGCACCACCCACGTACGGCTCCACTTCGCGGTCGAGCCGTACTTCGCAACCACCAGGCAAGCCGAGGAACAGCAGGACGCCCCCCGCGCAAGGGACAGCGACGCTTTCTTCCCGGAGGTGGCGATCGTCTTCGCCGTCAAACCGGGTGAGCACTACCACGTGCCGCTGCTGCTCAACCCGTTCGGCTACTCCGTTTACCGAGGGAGCTAGCACCGACATGACCACCGTTCTCGGGCAGAATCAGTACGGCAAGGCGGAGAACCGCGTCGTCAGGATCACGCGGGACGGCGACACCCACCACATCAAGGACCTCAACGTCTCGGTCGCCCTCTCCGGCGACATGGACGACGTCCACTACTCGGGCAGCAACGCCAACGTACTGCCCACCGACACCACCAAGAACACCGTCTTCGCCTTCGCGAAGGAGTACGGGATCGAGTCGGCCGAGCAGTTCGGCATCCACCTCGCCCGCCACTTCGTCACCAGCCAGGAACCCATCAAGCGGGCCCGCATCCGCGTCGAGGAGTACTCCTGGGAGCGCATCGACACCTCCGAGGACAACTCCCGCTTCATCGGCTCCGACGAGGTCCGGCACTCCTTCGTCCGCAAGGGCCAGGAGACGCGCACCGCCCAGATCACCTTCGACGGGCAGCGGTGGGAGGTGCTCACCGGCCTGAAGGACCTGACCGTGCTCAACTCCACCAGCTCGGAGTTCTGGGGGTACGTCAAGGACAAGTACACCACCTTGAAGGAGGACTACGACCGCATCCTCGCCACCGACGTCACCGCCTGGTGGCGGCACAACTGGACCAGCGACGAGGAGCGGATGCCGAACTGGGAACGCTCCTACGCCCAGGCCCGCAAGCACATCCTCCAGGCGTTCGCCGAGACCTACAGCCTCTCGCTCCAGCAGACGCTGTACCAGATGGGCTCCCGGGTCATCAACAGCCGCCCGGAGATCGACGAGATCCGCTTCTCGCTGCCCAACAAGCACCACTTCCTGGTCGACCTAGAACCGTTCGACCTCAAGAACGACCGCGAGGTCTACTTCGCCGCCGACCGTCCCTACGGCCTGATCGAGGCCACCGTGCTGCGGGACGGCGCGCAGGCCCGGATCCCGTTCGACATGACCAACCTCTGACCGCCGACGCGGTCACCCCCGACGCGTGCGCCGGCGTCGACGCCCGGGAGCAGGGTTCCCGCTCCCGGGCCCGGGGAGAGCGGGGGCATCTGCGCAACGACTCGCCGTAACACCGGGGAAACCGCCGTGGGGCAGGATCCCGCGCACGATCCGGTGGGACGAGCACAACGGGCCCGGTCGTCACCCCGCTCGACCCCCGGGCCCGTCCGACCAAGGGAAGATTCGAGGAACCACCATGGCAGCACCGCGCATCGTCATCGAGAACTGCGCCATCGCCACCGTGGACGCCACTGACACCGAGTACGCCTCGGGCCACGTCGTCATCGCGGGCAACCGCATCGAGTCGGTGGGCGCCGGCCCCGCCCCGGCCGGCCTGACCGACGTCGTCCGGCGGATCGACGCCGCCGGCCATCTGCTCACCCCGGGCCTGGTCAACACCCACCACCACTTCTACCAGTGGATCACCCGCGGACTCGCCCAGGACTGCAACCTGTTCGACTGGCTGGTCACCCTCTACCCGGTGTGGGCGCGCATCGACGAGGAGATGGTGTACGCCGCGGCGCAGGGGTCGCTGGCCGCGCTGGCGCTCTCCGGTGTCACCACCGCCATGGACCACCACTACGTCTTCCCGCGCGGCTGCGGTGACCTGCTCGGCGCCGAGATCCGCGCCGCCGCCGAGATGGGGGTGCGCTTCTCGCCCACCCGTGGCTCGATGGACCGCGGCGAGTCCGACGGGGGGCTGCCGCCGGACTTCGCGGTGGAGTCGACCGAGGACGCCCTCGCCGCCACCGAGGAGGCCGTCGACCGCTGGCACGACCCCTCCTTCGACTCCATGCTGCGTATCGGGGTGGCCCCCTGCTCGCCCTTCTCGGTCACCACCGACCTGCTGCGCGAGGCCGCCGTGCTCGCCCGCCGCAAGGGGGTACGGCTGCACACCCACGGCAGCGAGACGGTGGAGGAGGAGAAGTTCTGCCACGAGCTGTTCGGCATGGGCCCCACCGACTACCTGGAGTCCACCGGCTGGCTCGGCCCCGACGTGTGGATGGCGCACTGCGTCCACATGAACGACTCCGACATCACCAAGTTCGGCGAGACCGGCACCGGGGTGGCCCACTGCCCGTCCTCCAACGCCCGGCTGGCGGCCGGCATCGCCCGCGTCCCCGACATGATCGCGGCCGGGGTCCCGGTCGGCCTCGGGGTGGACGGCACCGCCTCCAACGAGTCCGGCGAACTCGGCACCGAACTGCGCAACGCCCTGCTGATCAACCGCCTCGGCCCGCACCGCCAGCACGCCCTCGACGTCCGCGGGGCGCTGCGGCTGGGCACCATGGGCGGCGCCCGGGTGCTCGGCCGGGATCGGGAGATCGGCTCCGTCGAACCCGGCAAGCTCGCCGACCTCGCGCTGTGGAAGGTCGACGGCTTCCTGCACTCCTCCATCGCCGACCCGGTGGCCGCGCTCGTGCTCGGCGCCGCCGCCCCGCTGACGCTGCTGCTGGTGAACGGCGAGCCGGTGGTGGAAGGCGGCCACCTGGTCAACGTCGACGAGGACGCCGTGGCGCGCACCACCCGCGTCCAGGCCCGCCGGCTCGCGCGGATCGCCGGGGTGGCCGGCTGACGGCCCGCCCAGCGCGTCCGGGCTGACGAAACGCCGCAAGGGCGCCGACGAGTCCCCGGCCGGGGAGGACGGTCCCCGGCCGGCCGCGCCGCCCTCGTGCCGGATGGTCACGGCACGGGGGCGGCGCACCCTTAACTCCCCCCGCACCCCTCGCCTTCGTCCCCTGCTCCACCCCCTCCGCACGAACCGCACCACCTCCCTGAAACCCGCGCAACAAGGCGTGTTAACCGACAGGAGGAGCACCGTGCCCGCCAGCCCGGCTCCCGCCCCGCAGACAGCCCCCGCCACCGCGCAGCCACCGCAGCGGCACCCGGTGGACCAGGTCCTTCCCCCCGTCAGACTCTTCACCAGCGGACTCCAGCACGTCGCCGCGATGTACGCGGGCGTGGTCGCCCCGCCGCTGGTCATCGGCAAGGCGGTCGGCCTGTCCGCCACCGAGCTGACCTTCCTGGTCGGCGCCTCGCTGTTCACCGCCGGCCTCGCCACCCTGCTGCAGACCATCGGGTTCTGGAAGGTCGGCGCCCGGCTGCCGTTCGTCAACGGCGTCTCGTTCGCCGGGGTGGCCCCCATGGTGGCCATCGCCGACTCCACCGACCACCGCGACAGCCTCCCGGTGATGTTCGGCGCGGTGATCGTCGCCGGGGCGCTCGGCTTCGTGGCCGCCCCCTACTTCAGCAAACTGGTCCGGTTCTTCCCACCGGTGGTCACCGGCTCGGTGATCACGCTGATCGGGGTCTCGCTGCTGCCGGTGGCGATCGGCTGGATCGCCGGCAACGACCCGGCGCACCCGGCCGCCGGACTGTCCGACATCGCGCTGGCGGCGATCACGCTGGTGGTGGTGCTGGCGCTGCGCCGGCTGCTGACCGGCTTCCTCCAGCAGATCGCGGTGCTCATCGGGCTGGTGGTGGGGACCGTCATCGCCGTCCCGTTCGGCAAGACCGACTTCACCCCGATCACCAAGGCCTCCGTGATCGGCTTCCCCACCCCGTTCCACTTCGGCGCCCCGCAGTTCCAGATCCCGGCGATCGTCTCGATGTGCATCGTGATGCTGGTCTGCCTGACCGAGTCGACCGCCGACATCCTCGCGCTCGGCAAGGTGGTGGAGAAACCCGCCGACGAGGCCACGCTCGCCGCCGGGCTGCGCGCCGACACCCTGGGAAGCGCGATCAGCCCGCTCTTCAACGGCTTCGCCAACAGCGCCTTCGCGCAGAACATCGGGCTGGTGGCGATCACCCGGGTACGCAGCCGGTTCGTGGTGGCCGCGGGCGGGATGCTCCTCATCGTGATGGGGCTGTGTCCGGTCCTCGCCTCGCTGATCGCCCTGGTGCCCGGCCCCGTTCTCGGCGGCGCGGGCATCGTGCTGTTCGGCACGGTCGCCGCCAGCGGGGTCAAGACGCTGGCCGAGGCCGACCTCGACGACGGCAACAACCTGCTCGTCATGGGGGTGGCGCTGGGCGTCGGGATCATCCCGATCGTCGCCGAGCACTTCTACGACGGCATCGACCCGCGGTTGCAGATCGTGCTGAAGTCCGGCATCAGCACCGGCTGC belongs to Streptantibioticus cattleyicolor NRRL 8057 = DSM 46488 and includes:
- a CDS encoding TIM barrel protein; this encodes MGFSDARFDVNLSILFTEVPLLERPAAAAAAGFTAVELWWPWIETATPDQARLDALRDALNAAGTQLVGLNFYAGQLPGPDRGALSVPGAESDRFRANIDVAADFARSLGCTALNALYGNRVDGVDPKDQDELALENLQLAARAAHRVGAVLLIEALNAPESPRCPIVSADKAIEIVDRVNDATGLDNARFLMDLYHLSMNGEDLTEVIDRYTDRTAHVQIADNPGRGAPGTGALDLEALVTRLQKAGYDGWVGLEYKPSGPSADAFEWLPAPLRAARR
- a CDS encoding helix-turn-helix domain-containing protein, with amino-acid sequence MTEAAGHPFVDAIKPLVDAMGGELVPPGRARGDDVVLSWEGAEVVAVRLPHLADSLDHILADLERRQGRPLAELDRKDKQTVVRILEERGAFSVRHGVETVASALGVSRFTVYNYLNRENAAKGER
- the uraD gene encoding 2-oxo-4-hydroxy-4-carboxy-5-ureidoimidazoline decarboxylase — protein: MSTRIPAGLARFNSADGDEAGRVLREVCTSAAWAAALIAGRPYASTEALLDASDTAMRELTADDLREAMAGHPPIGRPKPGDPVSAREQRGMAGASEQLKAELLELNLAYQEKFGHVFLICATGATGEQMRDAARARLANPAEREREIVRTELGKINRIRLTRLAEGDPS
- the uraH gene encoding hydroxyisourate hydrolase — protein: MTGTSVSTHILDTSIGRPAEGVAVELAVRAGDAGWTGHGASKTDSDGRCKDLPALPDGTTHVRLHFAVEPYFATTRQAEEQQDAPRARDSDAFFPEVAIVFAVKPGEHYHVPLLLNPFGYSVYRGS
- the pucL gene encoding factor-independent urate hydroxylase; its protein translation is MTTVLGQNQYGKAENRVVRITRDGDTHHIKDLNVSVALSGDMDDVHYSGSNANVLPTDTTKNTVFAFAKEYGIESAEQFGIHLARHFVTSQEPIKRARIRVEEYSWERIDTSEDNSRFIGSDEVRHSFVRKGQETRTAQITFDGQRWEVLTGLKDLTVLNSTSSEFWGYVKDKYTTLKEDYDRILATDVTAWWRHNWTSDEERMPNWERSYAQARKHILQAFAETYSLSLQQTLYQMGSRVINSRPEIDEIRFSLPNKHHFLVDLEPFDLKNDREVYFAADRPYGLIEATVLRDGAQARIPFDMTNL
- a CDS encoding 8-oxoguanine deaminase; the protein is MAAPRIVIENCAIATVDATDTEYASGHVVIAGNRIESVGAGPAPAGLTDVVRRIDAAGHLLTPGLVNTHHHFYQWITRGLAQDCNLFDWLVTLYPVWARIDEEMVYAAAQGSLAALALSGVTTAMDHHYVFPRGCGDLLGAEIRAAAEMGVRFSPTRGSMDRGESDGGLPPDFAVESTEDALAATEEAVDRWHDPSFDSMLRIGVAPCSPFSVTTDLLREAAVLARRKGVRLHTHGSETVEEEKFCHELFGMGPTDYLESTGWLGPDVWMAHCVHMNDSDITKFGETGTGVAHCPSSNARLAAGIARVPDMIAAGVPVGLGVDGTASNESGELGTELRNALLINRLGPHRQHALDVRGALRLGTMGGARVLGRDREIGSVEPGKLADLALWKVDGFLHSSIADPVAALVLGAAAPLTLLLVNGEPVVEGGHLVNVDEDAVARTTRVQARRLARIAGVAG
- a CDS encoding nucleobase:cation symporter-2 family protein, whose amino-acid sequence is MPASPAPAPQTAPATAQPPQRHPVDQVLPPVRLFTSGLQHVAAMYAGVVAPPLVIGKAVGLSATELTFLVGASLFTAGLATLLQTIGFWKVGARLPFVNGVSFAGVAPMVAIADSTDHRDSLPVMFGAVIVAGALGFVAAPYFSKLVRFFPPVVTGSVITLIGVSLLPVAIGWIAGNDPAHPAAGLSDIALAAITLVVVLALRRLLTGFLQQIAVLIGLVVGTVIAVPFGKTDFTPITKASVIGFPTPFHFGAPQFQIPAIVSMCIVMLVCLTESTADILALGKVVEKPADEATLAAGLRADTLGSAISPLFNGFANSAFAQNIGLVAITRVRSRFVVAAGGMLLIVMGLCPVLASLIALVPGPVLGGAGIVLFGTVAASGVKTLAEADLDDGNNLLVMGVALGVGIIPIVAEHFYDGIDPRLQIVLKSGISTGCLVAVVLNLLFNHLGRKRALPDGAEQAEALAEAVPSSRETVELT